A window of the Canis lupus baileyi chromosome 8, mCanLup2.hap1, whole genome shotgun sequence genome harbors these coding sequences:
- the ATXN2L gene encoding ataxin-2-like protein isoform X11 produces MLKPQPPQQTSQPQQPPPTQQAVARRPPGGTSPPNGGLPGPLASASAPPGPPAAASPCLGPAAAAGSGLRRGAEGILAPQPPPPQQQHQERPGAAAIGSARGQSTGKGPPPSPVFEGVYNNSRMLHFLTAVVGSTCDVKVKNGTIYEGIFKTLSSKFELAVDAVHRKASEPAGGPRREDIVDTMVFKPSDVMLVHFRNVDFNYATKDKFTDSAIAMNSKVNGEHKEKVLQRWEGGDSNSDDYDLESDMSNGWDPNEMFKFNEENYGVKTTYDSSLSSYTVPLEKDNSEEFRQRELRAAQLAREIESSPQYRLRIAMENDDGRTEEEKHSAVQRQGSGRESPSLASREGKYIPLPQRVREGPRGGVRCSSSRGGRPGLSSLPPRGPHHLDSSSPGPGSETRGINGGPSRMSPKAQRPLRGGAKTLSSPSSRPSGEASVPPPPAAFPFLAVGRMYPPRSPKSAAPAPISASCPEPPVVGSAVPTSSASIPVTSSVVDPGVGSISPASPKISLAPTDVKELPAKEPGRTLESQELSRIAGKVPGLQNEQKRFQLEELRKFGAQFKLQSSSSPETSLDPFPPRILKEDAKGKEKEVDGLLTSEPVGSPVSSKTESVSDKEDKPPLPPAGGTEGPEQPPPPCPSQTGSPPVGLIKGDDKDEGPVAEQVKKSTLNPNAKEFNPTKPLLSVNKSTSTPTSPGPRTHSTPSIPVLTAGQSGLYSPQYISYIPQIHMGPAVQAPQMYPYPVSNSVPGQQGKYRGAKGSLPPQRSDQHQPASAPPMMQAAAAAGPPLVAATPYSSYIPYTPQQFPGQPAMMQPMAHYPSQPVFAPMLQSNPRMLTSGSHPQAIVSSSTPQYPSAEQPTPQALYATVHQSYPHHATQLHAHQPQPATTPTGSQPQSQHAAPSPVQHQAGQAPHLGSGQPQQNLYHPGALTGTPPSLPPGPSAQSPQSSFPQPAAVYAIHAHQQLPHGFTNMAHVTQAHVQTGITAAPPPHPGAPHPPQVMLLHPPQSHGGPPQGAVPQSGVPALSASTPSPYPYIGHPQAPLPPPGELKIVLAAT; encoded by the exons ATGTTGAAGCCTCAGCCGCCACAACAGACCTCCCAGCCCCAGCAGCCGCCCCCCACGCAACAGGCCGTGGCCCGCCGGCCTCCCGGGGGTACCAGCCCTCCCAACGGCGGCCTCCCGGGGCCCTTGGCCTCCGCCTCGGCTCCCCCAGGGCCTCCCGCGGCCGCttctccctgcctggggcctgcagcCGCCGCCGGGAGCGGGCTCCGCCGGGGAGCCGAGGGCATCTTggcgccgcagccgccgccgccgcagcagcAACatcaggagaggccaggggcagcGGCTATCGGCAGCGCCAG GGGACAAAGCACAGGAAAGGGACCCCCACCATCACCG GTGTTCGAGGGTGTCTACAACAATTCCAGAATGCTGCATTTTCTTACAGCTGTTGTG GGCTCCACTTGTGATGTAAAGGTGAAGAATGGTACCATATATGAAGGTATCTTCAAGACTCTGAGCTCAAAG TTTGAACTAGCAGTAGACGCTGTACACCGGAAAGCATCTGAGCCAGCAGGTGGCCCTCGTCGGGAAGACATTGTAGACACAATGGTGTTTAAGCCAAGCGATGTCATGCTTGTCCACTTCCGGAATGTTGACTTCAATTATGCTACTAAAG ACAAGTTCACTGATTCAGCTATTGCCATGAACTCAAAGGTGAATGGGGAGCACAAAGAGAAGGTGCTTCAGCGCTGGGAAGGGGGCGACAGCAACAGCGATGACTATGACCTCGAGTCTGACATG TCCAACGGATGGGACCCCAATGAAATGTTCAAGTTCAACGAGGAGAACTATGGTGTGAAGACCACCTATGATAGCAGTCTTTCTTCTTACAC GGTACCCTTGGAGAAGGACAACTCGGAAGAGTTTCGTCAGCGGGAGCTGCGTGCAGCCCAATTGGCTCGAGAGATTGAATCAAGCCCCCAGTACCGCCTGCGGATCGCCATGGAGAACGATGATGGACGCACTGAAGAGGAGAAGCATAGTGCAGTCCAGCGGCAGGGTTCAGGACGAGAGAGCCCCAGCCTGGCATCTAG GGAGGGAAAATATATCCCTCTACCCCAACGAGTTCGGGAAGGTCCTCGGGGAGGAGTTCGATGCAGTAGTTCCCGGGGTGGCCGGCCTGGCCTTAGCTCTCTGCCGCCTCGTGGCCCTCACCACCTTGACAGTAGCAGTCCTGGCCCAGGTTCTGAGACACGTGGTATCAATGGAG gcccTTCCCGCATGTCCCCTAAGGCACAGCGGCCTCTGAGAGGTGGTGCCAAGACTCTGTCTTCACCCAGCAGTAGGCCTTCTGGAGAAGCTTCTGTTCCACCTCCTCCTGCAG CTTTCCCTTTTCTTGCAGTGGGCCGGATGTACCCCCCGCGCTCTCCCAAGTCGGCTGCCCCTGCCCCAATCTCAGCTTCCTGTCCTGAGCCCCCCGTCGTCGGCTCAGCAGTACCGACCTCTTCAGCTTCCATCCCTGTGACGTCATCGGTTGTGGATCCTGGGGTAGGCTCCATTTCCCCAGCTTCTCCAAAGATCTCATTGGCCCCCACAGATG TAAAAGAACTTCCAGCCAAGGAACCTGGGAGAACTCTGGAGTCCCAGGAGCTGTCCCGGATAGCTGGGAAAG TCCCTGGCCTTCAGAATGAACAGAAACGCTTTCAACTGGAAGAGCTGAGAAAGTTTGGGGCCCAATTTAAG CTGCAGTCCAGTAGCTCCCCTGAGACCAGCCTGGATCCTTTTCCTCCCCGGATCTTAAAGGAGGATgccaaagggaaagagaaggaggttGATGGTCTGTTGACTTCAGAGCCAGTGGGGTCCCCGGTCTCCTCCAAGACGGAGTCTGTATCGGATAAAGAGGACAAGCCGCCCCTGCCACCAGCAGGAGGCACTGAGGGGCCAGAGCAGCCCCCGCCACCTTGCCCAAGCCAAACTGGCAGCCCCCCAGTGGGCCTCATCAAGGGAGACGACAAGGATGAGGGCCCGGTTGCTGA ACAAGTGAAGAAATCAACACTGAACCCCAACGCCAAGGAGTTCAATCCCACAAAGCCTCTGCTGTCTGTG AATAAATCGACCAGTACCCCAACTTCTCCGGGGCCCCGAACTCATTCAACTCCCTCTATCCCGGTGCTGACAGCAGGCCAGAGTGGGCTCTATAGCCCCCAGTACATTTCTTACATACCTCAGATCCATATGGGACCAGCTGTTCAG GCACCTCAGATGTATCCATATCCTGTATCCAACTCTGTGCCTGGACAGCAGGGCAAGTACCGGGGAGCAAAAG gctccctgcccccccagcGCTCGGACCAACACCAGCCAGCCTCAGCCCCTCCGATGATGCAGGCCGCCGCTGCTGCTGGCCCACCTCTGGTGGCTGCCACACCTTACTCTTCCTACATCCCTTATACCCCGCAGCAGTTCCCAGGCCAGCCTGCCATGATGCAGCCCATGGCCCACTACCCTTCGCAG CCGGTGTTTGCCCCCATGCTTCAAAGCAACCCACGCATGCTGACTTCGGGGAGCCATCCCCAGGCCATTGTGTCGTCCTCCACTCCTCAGTACCCTTCTGCAGAGCAGCCCACCCCCCAAGCCCTCTATG CCACTGTTCACCAGTCCTATCCACACCATGCCACGCAGCTCCATGCCCACCAGCCGCAGCCGGCCACCACGCCTACTGGGAGCCAGCCGCAGTCCCAGCATGCGGCCCCCAGTCCCGTCCAG CACCAGGCGGGGCAGGCCCCACACCTGGGCAGTGGACAGCCACAGCAGAATCTgtaccacccaggggccctgacaGGCACGCCGCCTTCTCTGCCACCGGGACCTTCTGCCCAGTCCCCTCAGAGCAGCTTCCCCCAACCAGCCGCTGTGTATGCCATCCATGCCCACCAGCAGCTGCCCCACGGCTTCACCAACATGGCCCATGTTACCCAG GCCCATGTCCAAACTGGAATCacagcagccccgccccctcaccctggggctccccacccgccccaggtgatgctgctgcacCCACCCCAGAGCCATGGGGGCCCCCCCCAAGGCGCGGTGCCCCAGAGTGGGGTGCCTGCACTCTCAGCTTCCACACCCTCACCCTATCCCTACATCGGACACCCCCAAG ctccccttccaccccccggGGAACTGAAGATTGTCCTGGCCGCGACCTGA
- the ATXN2L gene encoding ataxin-2-like protein isoform X9, with protein sequence MLKPQPPQQTSQPQQPPPTQQAVARRPPGGTSPPNGGLPGPLASASAPPGPPAAASPCLGPAAAAGSGLRRGAEGILAPQPPPPQQQHQERPGAAAIGSARGQSTGKGPPPSPVFEGVYNNSRMLHFLTAVVGSTCDVKVKNGTIYEGIFKTLSSKFELAVDAVHRKASEPAGGPRREDIVDTMVFKPSDVMLVHFRNVDFNYATKDKFTDSAIAMNSKVNGEHKEKVLQRWEGGDSNSDDYDLESDMSNGWDPNEMFKFNEENYGVKTTYDSSLSSYTVPLEKDNSEEFRQRELRAAQLAREIESSPQYRLRIAMENDDGRTEEEKHSAVQRQGSGRESPSLASREGKYIPLPQRVREGPRGGVRCSSSRGGRPGLSSLPPRGPHHLDSSSPGPGSETRGINGGPSRMSPKAQRPLRGGAKTLSSPSSRPSGEASVPPPPAVGRMYPPRSPKSAAPAPISASCPEPPVVGSAVPTSSASIPVTSSVVDPGVGSISPASPKISLAPTDVKELPAKEPGRTLESQELSRIAGKVPGLQNEQKRFQLEELRKFGAQFKLQSSSSPETSLDPFPPRILKEDAKGKEKEVDGLLTSEPVGSPVSSKTESVSDKEDKPPLPPAGGTEGPEQPPPPCPSQTGSPPVGLIKGDDKDEGPVAEQVKKSTLNPNAKEFNPTKPLLSVNKSTSTPTSPGPRTHSTPSIPVLTAGQSGLYSPQYISYIPQIHMGPAVQAPQMYPYPVSNSVPGQQGKYRGAKGSLPPQRSDQHQPASAPPMMQAAAAAGPPLVAATPYSSYIPYTPQQFPGQPAMMQPMAHYPSQPVFAPMLQSNPRMLTSGSHPQAIVSSSTPQYPSAEQPTPQALYATVHQSYPHHATQLHAHQPQPATTPTGSQPQSQHAAPSPVQHQAGQAPHLGSGQPQQNLYHPGALTGTPPSLPPGPSAQSPQSSFPQPAAVYAIHAHQQLPHGFTNMAHVTQAHVQTGITAAPPPHPGAPHPPQVMLLHPPQSHGGPPQGAVPQSGVPALSASTPSPYPYIGHPQGEQPGQAPGFPGGADDRIPPLPPPGELKIVLAAT encoded by the exons ATGTTGAAGCCTCAGCCGCCACAACAGACCTCCCAGCCCCAGCAGCCGCCCCCCACGCAACAGGCCGTGGCCCGCCGGCCTCCCGGGGGTACCAGCCCTCCCAACGGCGGCCTCCCGGGGCCCTTGGCCTCCGCCTCGGCTCCCCCAGGGCCTCCCGCGGCCGCttctccctgcctggggcctgcagcCGCCGCCGGGAGCGGGCTCCGCCGGGGAGCCGAGGGCATCTTggcgccgcagccgccgccgccgcagcagcAACatcaggagaggccaggggcagcGGCTATCGGCAGCGCCAG GGGACAAAGCACAGGAAAGGGACCCCCACCATCACCG GTGTTCGAGGGTGTCTACAACAATTCCAGAATGCTGCATTTTCTTACAGCTGTTGTG GGCTCCACTTGTGATGTAAAGGTGAAGAATGGTACCATATATGAAGGTATCTTCAAGACTCTGAGCTCAAAG TTTGAACTAGCAGTAGACGCTGTACACCGGAAAGCATCTGAGCCAGCAGGTGGCCCTCGTCGGGAAGACATTGTAGACACAATGGTGTTTAAGCCAAGCGATGTCATGCTTGTCCACTTCCGGAATGTTGACTTCAATTATGCTACTAAAG ACAAGTTCACTGATTCAGCTATTGCCATGAACTCAAAGGTGAATGGGGAGCACAAAGAGAAGGTGCTTCAGCGCTGGGAAGGGGGCGACAGCAACAGCGATGACTATGACCTCGAGTCTGACATG TCCAACGGATGGGACCCCAATGAAATGTTCAAGTTCAACGAGGAGAACTATGGTGTGAAGACCACCTATGATAGCAGTCTTTCTTCTTACAC GGTACCCTTGGAGAAGGACAACTCGGAAGAGTTTCGTCAGCGGGAGCTGCGTGCAGCCCAATTGGCTCGAGAGATTGAATCAAGCCCCCAGTACCGCCTGCGGATCGCCATGGAGAACGATGATGGACGCACTGAAGAGGAGAAGCATAGTGCAGTCCAGCGGCAGGGTTCAGGACGAGAGAGCCCCAGCCTGGCATCTAG GGAGGGAAAATATATCCCTCTACCCCAACGAGTTCGGGAAGGTCCTCGGGGAGGAGTTCGATGCAGTAGTTCCCGGGGTGGCCGGCCTGGCCTTAGCTCTCTGCCGCCTCGTGGCCCTCACCACCTTGACAGTAGCAGTCCTGGCCCAGGTTCTGAGACACGTGGTATCAATGGAG gcccTTCCCGCATGTCCCCTAAGGCACAGCGGCCTCTGAGAGGTGGTGCCAAGACTCTGTCTTCACCCAGCAGTAGGCCTTCTGGAGAAGCTTCTGTTCCACCTCCTCCTGCAG TGGGCCGGATGTACCCCCCGCGCTCTCCCAAGTCGGCTGCCCCTGCCCCAATCTCAGCTTCCTGTCCTGAGCCCCCCGTCGTCGGCTCAGCAGTACCGACCTCTTCAGCTTCCATCCCTGTGACGTCATCGGTTGTGGATCCTGGGGTAGGCTCCATTTCCCCAGCTTCTCCAAAGATCTCATTGGCCCCCACAGATG TAAAAGAACTTCCAGCCAAGGAACCTGGGAGAACTCTGGAGTCCCAGGAGCTGTCCCGGATAGCTGGGAAAG TCCCTGGCCTTCAGAATGAACAGAAACGCTTTCAACTGGAAGAGCTGAGAAAGTTTGGGGCCCAATTTAAG CTGCAGTCCAGTAGCTCCCCTGAGACCAGCCTGGATCCTTTTCCTCCCCGGATCTTAAAGGAGGATgccaaagggaaagagaaggaggttGATGGTCTGTTGACTTCAGAGCCAGTGGGGTCCCCGGTCTCCTCCAAGACGGAGTCTGTATCGGATAAAGAGGACAAGCCGCCCCTGCCACCAGCAGGAGGCACTGAGGGGCCAGAGCAGCCCCCGCCACCTTGCCCAAGCCAAACTGGCAGCCCCCCAGTGGGCCTCATCAAGGGAGACGACAAGGATGAGGGCCCGGTTGCTGA ACAAGTGAAGAAATCAACACTGAACCCCAACGCCAAGGAGTTCAATCCCACAAAGCCTCTGCTGTCTGTG AATAAATCGACCAGTACCCCAACTTCTCCGGGGCCCCGAACTCATTCAACTCCCTCTATCCCGGTGCTGACAGCAGGCCAGAGTGGGCTCTATAGCCCCCAGTACATTTCTTACATACCTCAGATCCATATGGGACCAGCTGTTCAG GCACCTCAGATGTATCCATATCCTGTATCCAACTCTGTGCCTGGACAGCAGGGCAAGTACCGGGGAGCAAAAG gctccctgcccccccagcGCTCGGACCAACACCAGCCAGCCTCAGCCCCTCCGATGATGCAGGCCGCCGCTGCTGCTGGCCCACCTCTGGTGGCTGCCACACCTTACTCTTCCTACATCCCTTATACCCCGCAGCAGTTCCCAGGCCAGCCTGCCATGATGCAGCCCATGGCCCACTACCCTTCGCAG CCGGTGTTTGCCCCCATGCTTCAAAGCAACCCACGCATGCTGACTTCGGGGAGCCATCCCCAGGCCATTGTGTCGTCCTCCACTCCTCAGTACCCTTCTGCAGAGCAGCCCACCCCCCAAGCCCTCTATG CCACTGTTCACCAGTCCTATCCACACCATGCCACGCAGCTCCATGCCCACCAGCCGCAGCCGGCCACCACGCCTACTGGGAGCCAGCCGCAGTCCCAGCATGCGGCCCCCAGTCCCGTCCAG CACCAGGCGGGGCAGGCCCCACACCTGGGCAGTGGACAGCCACAGCAGAATCTgtaccacccaggggccctgacaGGCACGCCGCCTTCTCTGCCACCGGGACCTTCTGCCCAGTCCCCTCAGAGCAGCTTCCCCCAACCAGCCGCTGTGTATGCCATCCATGCCCACCAGCAGCTGCCCCACGGCTTCACCAACATGGCCCATGTTACCCAG GCCCATGTCCAAACTGGAATCacagcagccccgccccctcaccctggggctccccacccgccccaggtgatgctgctgcacCCACCCCAGAGCCATGGGGGCCCCCCCCAAGGCGCGGTGCCCCAGAGTGGGGTGCCTGCACTCTCAGCTTCCACACCCTCACCCTATCCCTACATCGGACACCCCCAAGGTGAGCAGCCTGGCCAGGCGCCTGGATTTCCAGGAGGAGCCGATGACAGGATTC ctccccttccaccccccggGGAACTGAAGATTGTCCTGGCCGCGACCTGA
- the ATXN2L gene encoding ataxin-2-like protein isoform X7, which translates to MLKPQPPQQTSQPQQPPPTQQAVARRPPGGTSPPNGGLPGPLASASAPPGPPAAASPCLGPAAAAGSGLRRGAEGILAPQPPPPQQQHQERPGAAAIGSARGQSTGKGPPPSPVFEGVYNNSRMLHFLTAVVGSTCDVKVKNGTIYEGIFKTLSSKFELAVDAVHRKASEPAGGPRREDIVDTMVFKPSDVMLVHFRNVDFNYATKDKFTDSAIAMNSKVNGEHKEKVLQRWEGGDSNSDDYDLESDMSNGWDPNEMFKFNEENYGVKTTYDSSLSSYTVPLEKDNSEEFRQRELRAAQLAREIESSPQYRLRIAMENDDGRTEEEKHSAVQRQGSGRESPSLASREGKYIPLPQRVREGPRGGVRCSSSRGGRPGLSSLPPRGPHHLDSSSPGPGSETRGINGGPSRMSPKAQRPLRGGAKTLSSPSSRPSGEASVPPPPAAFPFLAVGRMYPPRSPKSAAPAPISASCPEPPVVGSAVPTSSASIPVTSSVVDPGVGSISPASPKISLAPTDVKELPAKEPGRTLESQELSRIAGKVPGLQNEQKRFQLEELRKFGAQFKLQSSSSPETSLDPFPPRILKEDAKGKEKEVDGLLTSEPVGSPVSSKTESVSDKEDKPPLPPAGGTEGPEQPPPPCPSQTGSPPVGLIKGDDKDEGPVAEQVKKSTLNPNAKEFNPTKPLLSVNKSTSTPTSPGPRTHSTPSIPVLTAGQSGLYSPQYISYIPQIHMGPAVQAPQMYPYPVSNSVPGQQGKYRGAKGSLPPQRSDQHQPASAPPMMQAAAAAGPPLVAATPYSSYIPYTPQQFPGQPAMMQPMAHYPSQPVFAPMLQSNPRMLTSGSHPQAIVSSSTPQYPSAEQPTPQALYATVHQSYPHHATQLHAHQPQPATTPTGSQPQSQHAAPSPVQHQAGQAPHLGSGQPQQNLYHPGALTGTPPSLPPGPSAQSPQSSFPQPAAVYAIHAHQQLPHGFTNMAHVTQAHVQTGITAAPPPHPGAPHPPQVMLLHPPQSHGGPPQGAVPQSGVPALSASTPSPYPYIGHPQGEQPGQAPGFPGGADDRIPPLPPPGELKIVLAAT; encoded by the exons ATGTTGAAGCCTCAGCCGCCACAACAGACCTCCCAGCCCCAGCAGCCGCCCCCCACGCAACAGGCCGTGGCCCGCCGGCCTCCCGGGGGTACCAGCCCTCCCAACGGCGGCCTCCCGGGGCCCTTGGCCTCCGCCTCGGCTCCCCCAGGGCCTCCCGCGGCCGCttctccctgcctggggcctgcagcCGCCGCCGGGAGCGGGCTCCGCCGGGGAGCCGAGGGCATCTTggcgccgcagccgccgccgccgcagcagcAACatcaggagaggccaggggcagcGGCTATCGGCAGCGCCAG GGGACAAAGCACAGGAAAGGGACCCCCACCATCACCG GTGTTCGAGGGTGTCTACAACAATTCCAGAATGCTGCATTTTCTTACAGCTGTTGTG GGCTCCACTTGTGATGTAAAGGTGAAGAATGGTACCATATATGAAGGTATCTTCAAGACTCTGAGCTCAAAG TTTGAACTAGCAGTAGACGCTGTACACCGGAAAGCATCTGAGCCAGCAGGTGGCCCTCGTCGGGAAGACATTGTAGACACAATGGTGTTTAAGCCAAGCGATGTCATGCTTGTCCACTTCCGGAATGTTGACTTCAATTATGCTACTAAAG ACAAGTTCACTGATTCAGCTATTGCCATGAACTCAAAGGTGAATGGGGAGCACAAAGAGAAGGTGCTTCAGCGCTGGGAAGGGGGCGACAGCAACAGCGATGACTATGACCTCGAGTCTGACATG TCCAACGGATGGGACCCCAATGAAATGTTCAAGTTCAACGAGGAGAACTATGGTGTGAAGACCACCTATGATAGCAGTCTTTCTTCTTACAC GGTACCCTTGGAGAAGGACAACTCGGAAGAGTTTCGTCAGCGGGAGCTGCGTGCAGCCCAATTGGCTCGAGAGATTGAATCAAGCCCCCAGTACCGCCTGCGGATCGCCATGGAGAACGATGATGGACGCACTGAAGAGGAGAAGCATAGTGCAGTCCAGCGGCAGGGTTCAGGACGAGAGAGCCCCAGCCTGGCATCTAG GGAGGGAAAATATATCCCTCTACCCCAACGAGTTCGGGAAGGTCCTCGGGGAGGAGTTCGATGCAGTAGTTCCCGGGGTGGCCGGCCTGGCCTTAGCTCTCTGCCGCCTCGTGGCCCTCACCACCTTGACAGTAGCAGTCCTGGCCCAGGTTCTGAGACACGTGGTATCAATGGAG gcccTTCCCGCATGTCCCCTAAGGCACAGCGGCCTCTGAGAGGTGGTGCCAAGACTCTGTCTTCACCCAGCAGTAGGCCTTCTGGAGAAGCTTCTGTTCCACCTCCTCCTGCAG CTTTCCCTTTTCTTGCAGTGGGCCGGATGTACCCCCCGCGCTCTCCCAAGTCGGCTGCCCCTGCCCCAATCTCAGCTTCCTGTCCTGAGCCCCCCGTCGTCGGCTCAGCAGTACCGACCTCTTCAGCTTCCATCCCTGTGACGTCATCGGTTGTGGATCCTGGGGTAGGCTCCATTTCCCCAGCTTCTCCAAAGATCTCATTGGCCCCCACAGATG TAAAAGAACTTCCAGCCAAGGAACCTGGGAGAACTCTGGAGTCCCAGGAGCTGTCCCGGATAGCTGGGAAAG TCCCTGGCCTTCAGAATGAACAGAAACGCTTTCAACTGGAAGAGCTGAGAAAGTTTGGGGCCCAATTTAAG CTGCAGTCCAGTAGCTCCCCTGAGACCAGCCTGGATCCTTTTCCTCCCCGGATCTTAAAGGAGGATgccaaagggaaagagaaggaggttGATGGTCTGTTGACTTCAGAGCCAGTGGGGTCCCCGGTCTCCTCCAAGACGGAGTCTGTATCGGATAAAGAGGACAAGCCGCCCCTGCCACCAGCAGGAGGCACTGAGGGGCCAGAGCAGCCCCCGCCACCTTGCCCAAGCCAAACTGGCAGCCCCCCAGTGGGCCTCATCAAGGGAGACGACAAGGATGAGGGCCCGGTTGCTGA ACAAGTGAAGAAATCAACACTGAACCCCAACGCCAAGGAGTTCAATCCCACAAAGCCTCTGCTGTCTGTG AATAAATCGACCAGTACCCCAACTTCTCCGGGGCCCCGAACTCATTCAACTCCCTCTATCCCGGTGCTGACAGCAGGCCAGAGTGGGCTCTATAGCCCCCAGTACATTTCTTACATACCTCAGATCCATATGGGACCAGCTGTTCAG GCACCTCAGATGTATCCATATCCTGTATCCAACTCTGTGCCTGGACAGCAGGGCAAGTACCGGGGAGCAAAAG gctccctgcccccccagcGCTCGGACCAACACCAGCCAGCCTCAGCCCCTCCGATGATGCAGGCCGCCGCTGCTGCTGGCCCACCTCTGGTGGCTGCCACACCTTACTCTTCCTACATCCCTTATACCCCGCAGCAGTTCCCAGGCCAGCCTGCCATGATGCAGCCCATGGCCCACTACCCTTCGCAG CCGGTGTTTGCCCCCATGCTTCAAAGCAACCCACGCATGCTGACTTCGGGGAGCCATCCCCAGGCCATTGTGTCGTCCTCCACTCCTCAGTACCCTTCTGCAGAGCAGCCCACCCCCCAAGCCCTCTATG CCACTGTTCACCAGTCCTATCCACACCATGCCACGCAGCTCCATGCCCACCAGCCGCAGCCGGCCACCACGCCTACTGGGAGCCAGCCGCAGTCCCAGCATGCGGCCCCCAGTCCCGTCCAG CACCAGGCGGGGCAGGCCCCACACCTGGGCAGTGGACAGCCACAGCAGAATCTgtaccacccaggggccctgacaGGCACGCCGCCTTCTCTGCCACCGGGACCTTCTGCCCAGTCCCCTCAGAGCAGCTTCCCCCAACCAGCCGCTGTGTATGCCATCCATGCCCACCAGCAGCTGCCCCACGGCTTCACCAACATGGCCCATGTTACCCAG GCCCATGTCCAAACTGGAATCacagcagccccgccccctcaccctggggctccccacccgccccaggtgatgctgctgcacCCACCCCAGAGCCATGGGGGCCCCCCCCAAGGCGCGGTGCCCCAGAGTGGGGTGCCTGCACTCTCAGCTTCCACACCCTCACCCTATCCCTACATCGGACACCCCCAAGGTGAGCAGCCTGGCCAGGCGCCTGGATTTCCAGGAGGAGCCGATGACAGGATTC ctccccttccaccccccggGGAACTGAAGATTGTCCTGGCCGCGACCTGA